The Kozakia baliensis genome includes a region encoding these proteins:
- a CDS encoding DUF2442 domain-containing protein: MKEATNADKPCRHRMRNRCSMERACLTSRLLVSGGLCQFQSPLSNGVEMSLPVDLLRDLHGTSLNDLAEIEITPLANGRHWPRFDADVLVEGLIRDIYWFPKLDGGTDGTHRQIIRQPGKDGSNSSEWG, encoded by the coding sequence ATGAAGGAAGCGACGAACGCGGATAAACCTTGCAGACACCGCATGAGGAACCGTTGCTCTATGGAACGCGCCTGCCTTACGAGCCGCCTGCTCGTATCAGGTGGGCTTTGCCAATTTCAATCACCGCTTTCCAATGGCGTTGAGATGAGTTTGCCCGTGGATCTGTTACGGGATTTGCACGGCACTTCTCTGAATGATCTGGCTGAGATTGAAATCACTCCGCTGGCTAATGGCCGTCACTGGCCCCGCTTTGATGCCGATGTTCTGGTCGAAGGTCTGATCCGCGACATCTATTGGTTCCCGAAGCTGGATGGTGGCACAGATGGGACGCATAGGCAGATCATCCGCCAGCCCGGCAAAGACGGCAGCAACTCGTCGGAATGGGGCTAA
- a CDS encoding serine protease family protein, translated as MPRFSPRMQSTVVFLFGDNPQIDGAREVLGSGVLIGTNHPCFDPQQQFTRDTYVVTAAHVVKSGGSIIRLNTKDGGSRYIELDPAEWVISEVDDVAVVDITEMLNDDDEIVVIHDSWLADKQIIDHYQIGMGEDGLALGLFSNLPGTRRNVITGRFGNVSLMADTEAQIEYAGRLRPAHLFDMKSRPGLSGSPIFVYRTPSSDLRLVDQGPRHPTDDNEYLRTQTYWRHRENTFVKLLGIHSAQYTDSVQVMRDRELVHEVNGPIRDGDCLRIPNSMSVVVPADSVKALLSNRSLAAVREKRDVDNESYSEHVLMERTIYSGWLFNRGY; from the coding sequence ATGCCACGCTTTAGCCCTCGGATGCAATCGACAGTCGTGTTCCTCTTCGGGGATAATCCTCAAATAGACGGTGCGCGCGAGGTTTTGGGTAGCGGCGTTCTCATTGGGACCAACCATCCCTGCTTTGATCCGCAACAGCAGTTCACCCGTGACACCTACGTTGTCACAGCTGCCCATGTTGTTAAGAGCGGCGGCTCTATAATTCGCCTAAATACTAAAGATGGTGGAAGTCGCTACATCGAATTGGACCCGGCTGAGTGGGTCATTAGTGAAGTGGATGATGTCGCTGTTGTCGATATAACTGAGATGCTCAACGATGATGACGAGATCGTTGTCATACATGACAGCTGGCTTGCTGATAAACAGATTATCGACCATTACCAAATCGGCATGGGTGAGGATGGACTTGCACTCGGCTTGTTCTCCAATCTCCCCGGGACGAGACGCAATGTCATCACGGGACGCTTCGGCAATGTGAGTCTGATGGCCGATACCGAGGCGCAAATTGAGTATGCTGGAAGACTACGACCAGCGCACCTGTTCGATATGAAGTCCCGGCCCGGTCTCTCAGGGTCCCCAATTTTCGTTTACAGGACGCCATCCAGCGACTTACGGCTGGTCGATCAAGGGCCACGTCATCCCACCGATGACAATGAGTATCTGCGAACTCAGACCTATTGGCGGCATCGGGAAAACACATTTGTCAAATTGCTTGGCATTCACTCGGCTCAATACACAGACTCTGTTCAGGTAATGCGTGACCGCGAACTGGTACATGAGGTGAACGGGCCTATTCGAGACGGAGACTGCCTCCGTATCCCGAACAGCATGTCGGTCGTAGTTCCGGCAGATTCAGTGAAGGCGCTACTTAGTAATCGATCGCTCGCTGCTGTCAGAGAAAAGCGAGATGTAGATAACGAGTCCTATTCAGAGCACGTTCTAATGGAGCGCACTATCTATTCTGGATGGCTCTTTAATCGAGGGTATTAG
- a CDS encoding GNAT family N-acetyltransferase, with the protein MADREIEFQRIQHVDVTPAQLQECSQLFSDQYGYWSATAEPAHLRNQPIKLSPEKINSYFAGGDGWLATARVSDELIGYAIAVRINLSAGGVSWVTQFVVHKNYQNQLVGSQILKSIWGDSQDFAWGIASANPFAIRALEKATRRRCSPTHMLKHPTAINAIVSKIPYLDGMERHLDQFRSTVDTKFDQDLSQVESKKEIAAKNNIWTMGNISKGEEWLAITFNNQSQIEWTDKEFEAFTKMASNIVQQAYDRMSEQNPQQNHPWASPEKAKTEVTFLAEAMPLPAGCSIVDFGCGSGRHANALAALGYQITGIDFSPSAIRRAKSEATGNTEFLQGDCRDVKLERKFDAGICLYDVIGSFSDDASNQRILNNLTQQLKPGAPLAFSVMSYDYIENRATNKVGNGNVREKLNSIKASNIMQESGEIFNPDYILLDTRNKVVYRREIFDNEKNFRMEEIVRDRRYTFNDLRKMCKSAGLTVLAIGYIRAGAFQMINDSVEEATKEILVLAKKELV; encoded by the coding sequence GTGGCGGACAGAGAGATCGAGTTTCAACGTATCCAGCACGTTGATGTTACGCCAGCCCAATTGCAGGAATGCAGTCAGCTTTTCTCTGATCAATACGGCTATTGGTCCGCAACAGCAGAGCCGGCGCATTTGCGCAATCAGCCGATCAAACTCAGTCCTGAGAAGATCAACAGCTATTTCGCTGGTGGCGACGGCTGGCTCGCGACCGCAAGGGTATCGGATGAGCTGATCGGTTATGCGATCGCAGTGCGGATCAACCTTTCTGCCGGCGGAGTCAGCTGGGTAACCCAATTTGTAGTACATAAAAATTATCAGAATCAGCTTGTTGGCTCACAGATTCTGAAGTCGATTTGGGGCGATTCACAAGATTTCGCTTGGGGTATAGCGTCGGCTAATCCGTTTGCAATCCGCGCGCTTGAAAAGGCGACCCGGCGGCGTTGCTCCCCGACTCACATGCTCAAGCATCCCACTGCGATAAACGCTATCGTCAGTAAAATTCCATACTTGGATGGCATGGAGAGACACTTGGATCAATTCAGAAGCACCGTCGACACAAAATTTGACCAAGATCTCAGCCAAGTAGAATCGAAAAAGGAAATAGCCGCGAAGAATAATATATGGACAATGGGAAACATCTCCAAGGGTGAAGAATGGCTCGCAATTACTTTCAATAATCAGTCACAAATAGAGTGGACAGACAAAGAATTCGAGGCCTTCACAAAGATGGCAAGTAACATCGTGCAGCAAGCGTACGATCGTATGTCGGAGCAAAATCCCCAGCAGAATCATCCGTGGGCAAGCCCAGAAAAAGCAAAAACAGAGGTGACTTTTCTTGCTGAGGCGATGCCATTGCCTGCTGGCTGCTCTATTGTCGATTTTGGTTGCGGCTCGGGTCGCCATGCCAATGCCCTAGCTGCGCTAGGTTATCAAATAACGGGGATTGATTTTTCTCCGTCGGCGATCAGACGAGCCAAATCAGAAGCAACCGGCAACACGGAATTTCTTCAAGGCGACTGCCGAGACGTAAAACTCGAACGAAAATTTGATGCAGGAATTTGCCTTTACGATGTTATTGGATCGTTTTCCGACGATGCATCTAATCAACGTATCCTCAATAATTTGACACAGCAGCTCAAGCCCGGCGCTCCTTTGGCCTTTTCGGTTATGAGCTATGATTACATAGAAAATCGGGCAACAAATAAAGTTGGAAACGGCAATGTAAGAGAAAAACTCAACAGTATTAAGGCGAGTAATATCATGCAAGAAAGCGGAGAGATATTTAATCCAGATTACATTTTGCTCGATACACGAAACAAGGTGGTTTACCGCCGTGAAATTTTTGACAATGAGAAAAATTTCAGGATGGAGGAGATTGTGCGCGACCGCCGCTATACTTTTAACGATTTACGTAAAATGTGCAAATCTGCTGGTCTGACCGTGCTAGCCATCGGCTATATCCGTGCTGGCGCCTTTCAAATGATTAACGATAGCGTTGAAGAAGCGACAAAAGAAATACTCGTCCTGGCTAAGAAAGAATTAGTCTAA